Sequence from the Natronomonas marina genome:
GTCGCCCTCGACGAATCGGGCGCGTCGGGTCCGGCCTTCGAGCCGATCGTCGACCTCGACGCCGACCGGCTGGCCGACGCCGCGACGGCGCTGGCGGCGCTGGAGGACGGTCGCCTCGGCAGCGGCGCCGACGACGAACTCGACCGCCTCCGGGCGGCCCGCGAGGCCGTCGACACGATGGCTGCCAGCGCCCCGTCGCTGGTCGAGGAGTTGCGCTCGGAGGGCGTCCGCGACACAGCAGGCTTCCGGGAGGGACTGGTCGAGCACCTCCGCACCGAGACGGCGGTCGACCCCGCCCGGGCCCGCGAGGCGATGGCGACCGAGGCCGCCGACGCGACGGCCTTCGTTACCGAGACGCTCCGGGCGCTCCGGGCGGACCTCGACGCGGCCGTCGAGGAGCGGGCCGCGACGGTCCGGGAGGACCTGGAGGCCGACATCGAGGCCGCCGGCGAGGACGTCGACCGGGCCCGGCGTGCGGTCGCCCGCGTCGGCCGAGACCTTTCGCTGGCCCGCTTCGTCGAGGCGTTCGACCTCGTCCGGCCGGGACGGGCAGACGGCGATCCGGGGACGCTCGCCGTCGCGGGCGCACGAAACCTCACGCTCTCGGCGGCCGGCGAGTCCGTCCAGCCGGTGACCTACGCCCTGGGCGACCACGAGTTCGGGGCGCCGGACGGCCAGCAGGTCGACCCGCCGAGCGGCCAGCAGGTGTCGGTGCTGACCGGCGCCAACAGCGGCGGCAAGACGACGCTGCTGGAGACGCTGTGCCAGGTCGAGATCCTCGCCCACATGGGGCTACCCGTCCCGGCGGAGTGGGCGACCGTCTCGGCCTGTGACCGCATCGTCTTCCACCGGCGACACGCCAGTTTCAACGCCGGCGTCCTCGAGTCGACGCTGCAGTCGGTCGTCCCGCCGTTGGTCTCCGGCGACCGGACGCTCATGCTCGTCGACGAGTTCGAGGCCATCACCGAACCCGGCCGCGCCGCCGACCTGCTATACGGCCTGGTGAACCTGACCGTCGAGGAGGGCGCCCTCGGGACGTTCGTGACCCACCTGGCGGACGACCTCGAACCGCTGCCGGAGACGGCCCGCACCGACGGCATCTTCGCGGAGGGGCTGACCGACGACCTGGAACTGGAGGTCGACTACCAGCCACGGTTCGGCGAGGTGGGCCGCTCGACGCCGGAGTTCATCGTCTCCCGACTGGTCGCAAACGCCGACGACCGGAGCGAGGCGGCCGGGTTCCGGACGCTCGCACGGTCGGTCGACACCGACGTCGTCCAGCGAACCCTCTCGGCGGTCGAGTGGGGGGACACGGAGGGCGAGTGAGACGGGCGGCGCCGGGGCCGTGCCCGCGAGGATTCCCCCGAGAGACGAGCCGACAGCCGCCCGTGGCCCGGCGGCTGTCGACCCGGGGCGACGAATTAGATGTGTCTAATCTATAGTTTAGACCAGAACTGTTATTACTTTGTGCGGGTCACTATCCGGGTAAGAACGTATGTTTGTCGAGCGGCCCGGGTCACCGAAACGGACCCAGCGACGAGGACGCGACGGAGAGACCGCACCCGGCGGAGTGTGGGGACGCGACGGAGGGACGGACGCGTGACGGCGCCGGATCGGGGACCGATAACGCGACGGGAGGCCCTCCGCGTCGGCGGTGCGGCCGCCCTGGCCGGCGCGGCCGGCTGTACCGCCCTGCCGAGCGCGCCGGTGCAGTCGGGCGACGACGAGGGCGGCGGTCCCGTCGCCGTCGCCTCCTTCTTCAGCTTCTTCGACTTCGGCCGAAAGATCGCCGACGGCACCCCGTTGACGGTGGAGAACCTGGTACCGACGGGCTTCCACGGCCACGGGTGGGATCCGAACGCGCGGATCACCCAGCGCATCATCGAGGCGGACGCGTTCGTCCACGTCGGGGAGGACTTCCAGCCGTGGGCCGACCGCGCCATCGAGACCATCGAGGGCGACGACGTCGACACCGCGCTCGTCAACGTCCGGGAGGGAATCGACCTGGTCGACCTCGCGGCGACGCTGGACCGCGACGAGGAGGGCGTCGGCGAACAGCGCGGCAAGGACCCCCACTTCTGGCTGGACCCCCGGCGTGCCAGGCGGTCCGTGGACAACATCGCCGAGGGGTTCGCCGACATCGTCCCCGAGCACGCCGACGCGTTCCGCGACAACGCCGAGACCTACAAGACCGACGTCCTCGACCGCATCGACGCCGACTACGCCGCCATGTTCGACCGCGCAGACCGAGACATCGTCCAGCTTGCGGCCCACAACGCCTTCCAGTACATCGGGGTCCGCTACGGCGTCCGGATGCGACCGCTGGTGACGAACCTCGCCGCCAGCGGGGACGTCAAACCGGCGGACATCCGGGAGGCTGCCCGCGTCATCCGGGACAACGACATCCGCTACATCGCAAACGGCGTCTTCGAGAAACAGGACCCCGCCCAGACGCTCGTCCGCGAGACCGGCGTGGAGGCGTACTTCCCCGTGACACCGTACGCCGGCGTTCGGGAGGAGTGGGTCGCGGAGAACTGGGGCTACGAGGAGATCGCCTACAACATCAACATGCCCACCTTCGAAATCGTGCTCGGCAACGAGACGCCCGAGGCGGCCGCTCCCTCGCCGGAGTGGCTCGAACAGTGGCGGAACTTCGATTCGATATGAGCAGCCAGGACACGGGGACGGCGACGACCGACGAGGCGGCCAGCGGCCGCACCGACGAGAGGCTCGACGCCGCCGACACCGACGCCGACACCGACGCCGCGACCGATACCGACCGCCCCGGGACGCCGAGCGACCCGGTCGTCGACCTCGCGGACGTGACGTTCGGCTACACCGCGACCCCGGTCGTCGAGGACGTCTCGCTGACGGTCGACCGGGGCGAGTACGTCGCCATCGTGGGGCCGAACGGCTCCGGGAAGTCGACGCTCATGCAACTGATGCTCGGGCTGCTCGAGCCCGACCGCGGGTCGGCCCGGCTGTTCGGCGAGCGAGCCGACCGGTTCGACGACGGCGAACGGCTCGGCTACGTCGCCCAGACCGCCAACGCCGCCAAGGAGATGCCCATCACCGTCCGCGAGGTCGTGAAGATGGGTCGGTTCCCGCACGTCGGGTTCGGCCTGCTCTCGGGGGAGGACTGGGCCATCGTCGACGACGCCCTCGAGACGGTCGGGATGAGCGCCTTCGCCGACCGCCGCATCACGGAGCTGTCGGGCGGCCAGCGCCAGCGGGCGTTCATCGCCCGCGCCCTGGCGAGCGAGGCGGACCTGCTCGTCCTCGACGAGCCGACCGTCGGCGTCGACGCGGAGTCGGTCACCGCCTTCTACGACCTCCTGGCGTCGCTGAACGCCGAGGACATCACCGTCCTCCTCATCGAGCACGACCTCGGCGCGGTGGTCGAGCACGCCGACCGCGTGGTCTGTCTCAACCGCGAGGTCTACTTCGACGGTCCCACCGACGAGTTCGTCGACAGCGACGCCCTCGCGCGGGCGTTCGGTACCGAGGCCCGGTTCCTCTCGGAGGTGAACCGATGACCGCCGCGGCGGCGCTCGTGGCGGCCGCGGTCGGCCTGGTCGACCCCACGCTGCTGGTGGCCCCCACGTCGCTTCTGGCCCCGCTGCAGGGCGCCCTCGACGCGGTCGGGGAGGCGGTGTTCGCCCTGCTCCTGCTGGTCCTCGACCAGTGGTACTGGCTGATGGACTGGCTCTACTACTTCACCGGGCTGGAGATGCTGAACCCCCAGTATCGGTTCATGCACCGTGCGCTCCTCGTGGGGCTCTGCATCGGTGTGATGGCGCCGCTCATCGGCACCTTTCTCGTCCACCGACAGCTCGCGCTCATCGGGGACGCCCTGGCCCACACCGGGTTCGCCGGGGTCGCCGTCGGCCTGTTCCTGAACGCCGTCATCGACCTCGGGGTGTCGCCGTACCTCACCGCCGTCGTCGTGGCGATGATAGCCGCGCTGTTCATCGAACTCATCTCCGAGGTGACCGACGCCTACAACGACGTCTCGATGGCCATCGTCCTCTCGACGGGGTTCGCGCTCGGCACGACGCTCATCAGCCTCAACGCGGGCGGACTCGCCGTCGGCGTCAACCAGTTCCTCTTCGGCAACCTGGCGACGGTGTCCCCGGAGAGCGCCGCCATCCTGCTCGTGCTTTTCGCCGTCATCGTGGTCACGGTTGCGGTCACGCGCAACCAGCTGCTGTACGTCACCTTCGACGAGACGGCGGCCGCCGTCTCCGGCATCCCCGTCAACTGGTACAACCGCGTGATGGTGATGCTCACCGCGATGGTCGTCGTCGGCGCGATGCAGATCATGGGCGTCATCCTCGTCGCCGCGATGCTCGTGGTCCCGGTCGCCGGCGCCACCCAGGTCTCCCGGAGCTTCAGCGAATCGCTCTGGGTGTCGGTCGTCCTCGCCGAACTCGCGGTCCTGCTGGGCATCGCCGTCGCCTACTACACTGGCGTCACCGCCGGGGGCGTCATCGTCCTCGTCGCCGTCGGCATCTACGTCGCCGCGGTCGTGCTGGGCAAACTCCAGAACGTCCGCGGGACGGCAACCACGCCGGAGGTGGGTGCCATCGAGGCCGACGACACCGAGGTCGGTACGAGAAGCGATTGACGGTCCCGACGGGCGGTGCCGGCGGGCGCCCTGCCGGCCCGGAACCCCCTGCCCGTGACCTCACCTCACTCGACGCCCTCGCGCCGCTTCGCTCGCTGCAGCGCCTCGTAGTAGGTCGCGGCGTCGGCCTCCCGGACGAAGGTCGCCAGTTCCTCGTGGCCGAGGTCCAGAGCGGCGAACCGCGCGCCCATGTAGTTGTGTTCGTCGTCGAGAGCGCCGGCGTCGAGGACGTCCCGGAGCTGTCGGACCACCTCGTCGGTGATGTCGACCCGCGTCACGAGGCATACCTCCGGGCGGCGTCGTAGGCCTCCTGTACCCGCTGGAACTCCTCTTCGTCGCCGCCCTGGTCGGGGTGGACCTCCTTGACGCGCCGGCGGTAGGCGCGCCGGACGGCCTCCTCGTCGGCGCCGCTCGACAGGCCCAGCACGTCGTAGGCGGCGTCGGCGGCCCCGACCCGTTCCTCGCGGCCGGCGGGGTCCTCGGGGCCGAAGGAGAGTTCGGGCGTCTCGAAGGGGAGTCGGTTGCCGAGCGCGACCCCCGGCATCTCGTGTTCGGCGAGGATGACGTGGGTCGGCGCCCGCTCCAGCGCCAGGAAGGTACGGGCGTCGAAAGTGACGGCGACGTCGCGGTGCGGGAGGAGGAAGGCGACGCGGTTGCCGGCGACCTCGGCGTCCTCGACGAACCGCTCGTCGATGCGGTTCAGGTACTCGCGTATCTCCGTGCGGCGGATGGCCTCGGTCGAGCGCCCCGACTGTCCTCCGCCGGCCGACTCGCCGCGGTCGGGGAAGAGTCGTCGGGCGACGAGGAAGGTGACGGCGACGACGACGCTCACGAGGACGCCGGCGGCGACGCCGAGATACAGCCAGCGGGGCAGCGACACGAACGGTTCGACGACCACGGCTACGCTTGGGGCGAATCGCTTAAGAGATTGTTGGAGGCGGGCACTCAGCCGATGTACCGTAGGTCCTCGTCGCTGGGCGCGGAGGCGCCCTGCTCCATCTGCTGGATGCGCTCGACGACCTCCTGCATCTCCTCGGCGCGGTCCTCGAGGGCGTCGTAGCCCACGTCGAAGCCGACCGCCTCCTGGAGGACCTCGAGCACCGCACGGGCGCTCTGTGGGTCGACGAGGTAGCCGCTGGTCTCGCCCATCAGGCAGGCCGCCTCGAAGCCGCGGCGCTCGCCCAGGCCGAGAAGCAACCCGGAGATACCGACGATGCCGCCGGCGGGTTCGTTCTCGCGGAACTCGACGCCGACGGTCTCCAGGTCGTCGACGAACGCGTCGGTGGTCGCCGCGCCGACGACGTCCGGCTCCTCGACGAGTTCGCCCGTCGGCACGCCGCCCATGGCGAAGATGCGCTCGACGTCGAACGCCTCGGCGACGTCGAGAAAGCCCTCCGTCAGCCGATAGTGGCCCGGGCCGTCGCCAGCCTGGTGGTCGCCGGTCAGCACCAGCATGTCGCGGTCGGCGTCGCGGACCGCGTACACCTCCGCGGAGGCCAGCGTCGTCCGGCCGTCCTCGACGGTCACCTGCGGCGGGAAGTGCTCGGAGTAGACCCGCCGGACCAGTTCGGCGTCGAACTCCTCGAGGAGGTGTTCGGCGGCCAGTTTGCCGACGTGGCCGACGCCCGGCAGTCCCTCGACCAGCACCGGCGCCTCGAGGTCGGGGTCGGCCGGCGCCTCGATGTCGAATGCGTCCATGCGAACCACTGGGACCCGGACCGCATAAGAACACGGCGATGTTTCAACAGACCGAACTCAATCGCGCCGTCGCGCCCGCCGCCGGTACTCCCCGTAGGGGTCCTCGGGGTTGTACGGTGCCGGCGCGCTGTTGACGGCGTCGGCACCGCACTCCGGGCACGTCTCGCCGAGGGTGTAGACCGGCGCCTCGTGGGCGGTCTCCCACGCCGAGCAGACCCGGATGTCGGACTTCATCTACTCCTCGTCGGTGCGGCGCTCGCGGTGGAAGTCGGCGGTGCCGCCCGTGGCCTCGATGGCCTCGCCCGCGCGGTCGGCGCTGGCCTCCAGTTGAGACTCGGCGGTCTTGTAGTTGGGCGCCTTCACGCGGATGCGGTACTCGGGGGCGCCGACGTAGGTGACCTCAAGTTCGACCTCGTCGGGCACCTCGCCGTTGCCCTCGGCGGCCTCCAGCGCCGCCCGGACGTCCTCGACGCC
This genomic interval carries:
- a CDS encoding MutS-related protein — encoded protein: MELEAYWGVGPKTKATLESAIGREAAVDAIETGDVWTLVDAGVDRHRATRILRRARSADGMDLLATRDARAVYKELIELAAGYAVNDDAAGRIRTLTPLTDGDEIERRLDAVETAAETWAALDESTREAVLAAFEEHDPAEGGRLAAVRAVVALDESGASGPAFEPIVDLDADRLADAATALAALEDGRLGSGADDELDRLRAAREAVDTMAASAPSLVEELRSEGVRDTAGFREGLVEHLRTETAVDPARAREAMATEAADATAFVTETLRALRADLDAAVEERAATVREDLEADIEAAGEDVDRARRAVARVGRDLSLARFVEAFDLVRPGRADGDPGTLAVAGARNLTLSAAGESVQPVTYALGDHEFGAPDGQQVDPPSGQQVSVLTGANSGGKTTLLETLCQVEILAHMGLPVPAEWATVSACDRIVFHRRHASFNAGVLESTLQSVVPPLVSGDRTLMLVDEFEAITEPGRAADLLYGLVNLTVEEGALGTFVTHLADDLEPLPETARTDGIFAEGLTDDLELEVDYQPRFGEVGRSTPEFIVSRLVANADDRSEAAGFRTLARSVDTDVVQRTLSAVEWGDTEGE
- a CDS encoding metal ABC transporter substrate-binding protein, with product MTRREALRVGGAAALAGAAGCTALPSAPVQSGDDEGGGPVAVASFFSFFDFGRKIADGTPLTVENLVPTGFHGHGWDPNARITQRIIEADAFVHVGEDFQPWADRAIETIEGDDVDTALVNVREGIDLVDLAATLDRDEEGVGEQRGKDPHFWLDPRRARRSVDNIAEGFADIVPEHADAFRDNAETYKTDVLDRIDADYAAMFDRADRDIVQLAAHNAFQYIGVRYGVRMRPLVTNLAASGDVKPADIREAARVIRDNDIRYIANGVFEKQDPAQTLVRETGVEAYFPVTPYAGVREEWVAENWGYEEIAYNINMPTFEIVLGNETPEAAAPSPEWLEQWRNFDSI
- a CDS encoding metal ABC transporter ATP-binding protein; the encoded protein is MSSQDTGTATTDEAASGRTDERLDAADTDADTDAATDTDRPGTPSDPVVDLADVTFGYTATPVVEDVSLTVDRGEYVAIVGPNGSGKSTLMQLMLGLLEPDRGSARLFGERADRFDDGERLGYVAQTANAAKEMPITVREVVKMGRFPHVGFGLLSGEDWAIVDDALETVGMSAFADRRITELSGGQRQRAFIARALASEADLLVLDEPTVGVDAESVTAFYDLLASLNAEDITVLLIEHDLGAVVEHADRVVCLNREVYFDGPTDEFVDSDALARAFGTEARFLSEVNR
- a CDS encoding metal ABC transporter permease, giving the protein MTAAAALVAAAVGLVDPTLLVAPTSLLAPLQGALDAVGEAVFALLLLVLDQWYWLMDWLYYFTGLEMLNPQYRFMHRALLVGLCIGVMAPLIGTFLVHRQLALIGDALAHTGFAGVAVGLFLNAVIDLGVSPYLTAVVVAMIAALFIELISEVTDAYNDVSMAIVLSTGFALGTTLISLNAGGLAVGVNQFLFGNLATVSPESAAILLVLFAVIVVTVAVTRNQLLYVTFDETAAAVSGIPVNWYNRVMVMLTAMVVVGAMQIMGVILVAAMLVVPVAGATQVSRSFSESLWVSVVLAELAVLLGIAVAYYTGVTAGGVIVLVAVGIYVAAVVLGKLQNVRGTATTPEVGAIEADDTEVGTRSD
- a CDS encoding J domain-containing protein — protein: MVVEPFVSLPRWLYLGVAAGVLVSVVVAVTFLVARRLFPDRGESAGGGQSGRSTEAIRRTEIREYLNRIDERFVEDAEVAGNRVAFLLPHRDVAVTFDARTFLALERAPTHVILAEHEMPGVALGNRLPFETPELSFGPEDPAGREERVGAADAAYDVLGLSSGADEEAVRRAYRRRVKEVHPDQGGDEEEFQRVQEAYDAARRYAS
- a CDS encoding proteasome assembly chaperone family protein, whose amino-acid sequence is MDAFDIEAPADPDLEAPVLVEGLPGVGHVGKLAAEHLLEEFDAELVRRVYSEHFPPQVTVEDGRTTLASAEVYAVRDADRDMLVLTGDHQAGDGPGHYRLTEGFLDVAEAFDVERIFAMGGVPTGELVEEPDVVGAATTDAFVDDLETVGVEFRENEPAGGIVGISGLLLGLGERRGFEAACLMGETSGYLVDPQSARAVLEVLQEAVGFDVGYDALEDRAEEMQEVVERIQQMEQGASAPSDEDLRYIG
- a CDS encoding RNA-protein complex protein Nop10; the encoded protein is MKSDIRVCSAWETAHEAPVYTLGETCPECGADAVNSAPAPYNPEDPYGEYRRRARRRD